A region from the Drosophila ananassae strain 14024-0371.13 chromosome 2L, ASM1763931v2, whole genome shotgun sequence genome encodes:
- the LOC6498889 gene encoding solute carrier family 22 member 4 isoform X2, whose amino-acid sequence MSFIHPDATLMDGHQKVKVESCPKGPANERVEIKIMMVKVQAESPLLPLKDIESSSPRVPSSSHISVTNRSPQPAQYTSLTGDPDASPTHQPTTPTSTPNKCRRRSSLSSPPTSSPEDREPPPLETNNNKGDFYSHLSNGTTPSHDKHNPEEFQLYPNDTFTRLEGKAPKPQNKMQTKVDAVGRITGPWGKWQLRTVLLIFLCKIPSSWFMACIIFTAPAPRHGEFFCKPPNTVGAQNQTAWIKVSHPQKEETEDQEFSIDFCNVYQDAQEHAHHYYNYANSDQEPRVWEKPLNRSSNLIPCTEFQHQADFHSVVTQYDLVCSRDILVSVTQFFHLFGVLTGGILANHLLKYFSPKNVMLFGMITQIFCGNLTGHVASYELHVFFRCLSAVCCAQMYTAGGQIMADITGGKYRTCVSTLFEQFWSIGVMMLPGLASFFSSWSHLYMAISWPTVILIYLWQWIPDSPRWLIARGRVQDAKKILLQCAEMNGTRHSLPTDIDQQLELQAQTAMDAPPPSGWWSMWKGERAVRHIICVHLAWSLYIVVYYGMLLNIRAFSREHLYINTFVAGFSEMMGTFFGLFLILKTTRKWVWTGLFNIIAGCIAYCGWLVPKAGVIPIDARVALLMCSAMVSKMAISTTLSILTTCTVELVSDDKKKITSFSTICWARFWLLGAPFIGSTVIFGQLIPQTAFASLAIWGGLCTVLISSPRTHPISRPASPVAQGTQNMASQFTIIDGMDNKGYTPSSKPIYANNPIRKLTTPQSNLPPQLMPGIWTTKIDEDGPPM is encoded by the exons gCGGAATCTCCTCTGCTACCCCTAAAAGATATAGAGTCGTCGTCCCCTCGAGTACCTAGCTCCTCGCACATATCAGTCACCAATCGGTCACCCCAACCCGCTCAATACACCTCCCTCACAGGTGACCCAGACGCATCACCCACGCACCAACCCACGACACCCACTTCCACGCCCAACAAGTGTCGCAGGCGTAGCTCTCTTAGCAGTCCTCCAACTTCCTCGCCCGAAGACAGAGAGCCTCCTCCAttagaaacaaacaacaacaagggggATTTCTATTCGCACTTGTCCAACGGCACCACCCCCAGCCACGACAAGCACAACCCGGAGGAATTCCAGCTATATCCCAACGACACCTTCACCCGATTAGAGGGTAAAGCCCCGAAGCCACAAAACAAGATGCAGACCAAGGTGGATGCGGTAGGCCGCATCACTGGCCCGTGGGGCAAGTGGCAGCTGCGAACAGTGCTGCTAATCTTTCTCTGCAAGATCCCCTCGTCCTGGTTCATGGCCTGTATTATTTTCACGGCCCCAGCTCCGCGCCATGGAGAATTCTTCTGCAAGCCGCCGAACACGGTGGGTGCCCAAAACCAGACCGCATGGATAAAGGTGTCACATCCCCAGAAGGAAGAAACCGAGGATCAAGAGTTCTCCATCGACTTCTGTAATGTGTATCAGGATGCGCAGGAGCACGCCCATCACTACTACAACTACGCCAACAGCGACCAGGAGCCGAGGGTGTGGGAGAAGCCGCTGAACCGCAGCTCTAATCTGATCCCCTGCACGGAGTTCCAGCACCAGGCCGACTTCCACTCCGTCGTCACCCAGTATGACCTCGTGTGCTCGCGTGACATTCTCGTCTCGGTGACACAGTTCTTCCATCTGTTTGGTGTCCTGACTGGTGGCATCCTAGCCAATCATTTGCTGAAATA TTTTAGTCCCAAGAATGTTATGCTTTTTGGAATGATAACTCAGATATTCTGCGGAAATCTTACGGGCCATGTGGCATCCTACGAACTGCACGTATTCTTCCGTTGTCTCTCAGCCGTTTGCTGTGCTCAGATGTACACCGCCGGAGGACAAATTA TGGCTGACATAACTGGAGGAAAGTATCGTACTTGCGTGTCGACGTTGTTCGAGCAGTTCTGGTCTATTGGCGTTATGATGCTTCCTGGGCTGGCTAGCTTCTTTTCCAGCTGGTCCCACCTCTACATGGCCATCTCCTGGCCAACTGTGATACTTATCTATCTGTGGCA GTGGATTCCGGATTCTCCCCGCTGGCTCATAGCTCGAGGTCGAGTCCAAGATGCCAAGAAAATCCTGCTGCAGTGCGCCGAGATGAACGGCACGCGACACAGCCTGCCGACTGACATCGATCAGCAGCTGGAGCTCCAGGCTCAGACCGCAATGGACGCTCCTCCGCCCAGCGGCTGGTGGTCGATGTGGAAGGGAGAACGGGCGGTGCGACACATAATATGTGTGCACCTGGCCTGGTCGCTCTACATCGTTGTCTACTACGGAATGCTGCTCAACATCCGGGCCTTTAGCCGGGAGCACCTCTACATCAACACCTTCGTAGCCGGTTTCAGCGAAATGATGGGCACCTTCTTCGGCCTGTTCCTGATCCTGAAGACCACCAGAAAGTGGGTATGGACGGGACTCTTCAACATAATTGCTGGATGCATCGCCTACTGCGGATGGCTAGTTCCGAAAGCCGGAGTAATTCCCATTGATGCTCGGGTGGCCCTGCTAATGTGCTCCGCTATGGTTTCCAAAATGGCCATTTCCACTACGCTCAGTATACTCACCACCTGCACTGTTGAATTGGTTTCAGATGACAAGAAGAAAATAACTTCCTTCTCTACAATATGCTGGGCTCGTTTTTGGCTCCTGGGAGCTCCATTTATTGGCTCCACTGTCATCTTTGGCCAGCTCATTCCCCAGACAGCTTTTGCTTCTCTGGCCATTTGGGGTGGCTTGTGCACCGTCCTGATCAGCAGTCCTCGGACTCATCCCATCTCTAGACCCGCTTCACCCGTCGCCCAGGGTACTCAGAACATGGCATCGCAATTTACCATCATCGACGGCATGGACAACAAGGGCTATACCCCAAGCTCCAAGCCGATCTACGCGAATAACCCCATAAGGAAACTGACCACGCCGCAATCAAATCTACCTCCTCAATTGATGCCCGGCATTTGGACGACCAAGATCGACGAGGATGGCCCACCAATGTGA